A single window of Nicotiana tomentosiformis chromosome 1, ASM39032v3, whole genome shotgun sequence DNA harbors:
- the LOC138907580 gene encoding uncharacterized protein, producing the protein MANPSKNSSSLPKETTPTPSITPSTIPLSKKGRTKLLARKTVAGSTLSKKLDKQLKDSQVHEPQKSEDSFKSATEGEETVSSEIEQVATNLENRFVLVGSMPGIETTESGKVGGKNKKGKEKESEGARSTVRGKEKGVVGSSPTPVSLTKESGAMVVLGEESAGIEESVRKMGGSGFGEAVEGQETFADLLKRVTASYNPKKKGSSGVNTPGTARANKKRKAASSIPVEIPPTRGRATRSQKKQSEDELEKALEESKRKNAAKGKKNMGEPVDAVEIDEIDLVLRDEDEMEEMKVLTPKAKEAKTSTKKSAVKSRKVKIVEEEEWSGEEEEDDFDAEKDKMVKFGKRTILKGRLLRDLEEEGTVMLLEKL; encoded by the exons ATGGCAAACCCTTCTAAAAATTCTTCATCCTTACCCAAGGAAACCACACCTACACCATCTATCACACCTTCAACCATACCTCTATCTAAGAAAGGAAGAACTAAGTTGCTTGCTCGAAAGACTGTGGCTGGGAGCACATTATCTAAAAAATTAGATAAACAATTGAAGGATAGCCAGGTCCACGAACCTCAGAAATCTGAAGACTCATTTAAGTCtgctactgagggggaagaaacggTTTCTTCTGAGATTGAACAA GTTGCTACgaatttggagaataggtttgtgCTGGTAGGATCCATGCCAGGTATTGAAACTACTGAGTCTGGAAaggttggtggtaaaaataaaaaaggaaaagaaaaagagagtgaggGTGCTCGGAGTACTGTGAGGGGAAAGGAAAAAGGAGTGGTTGgttcttcacccactcctgttAGTCTAACTAAAGAATCAGGTGCAATGGTTGTTTTGGGTGAGGAATCTGCTGGAATAGAGGAGAGTGTGAGAAAAATGGGGGGAAGTGGGTTCGGAGAAGCTGTTGAGGGGCAG GAAACTTTCGCAGACCTATTGAAAAGGGTGACTGCAAGTtacaatccaaagaagaaaggaagttCAGGAGTTAACACTCCTGGCACTGCTAGGGCAAACAAAAAAAGGAAGGCTGCCTCTTCTATCCCTGTTGAAATTCCTCCCACAAGAGGAAGAGCCACAAGAagtcagaagaagcagagtgaggaTGAACTGGAGAAAGCCTTagaagaaagtaaaagaaaaaatgcTGCTAAGGGAAAGAAGAATATGGGTGAGCCTGTTGACGCTGTTGAAATTGATGAGATAGACCTGGTCCTTCGAGATGAAGATGAGATGGAAGAAATGAAGGTTCTGACTCCTAAAGCTAAGGAAGCCAAGACTTCCACAAAGAA GTCAGCTGTGAAATCAAGAAAAGTGAAAATTGTGGAGGAAGAAGAATGGAGtggagaggaagaagaagatgattTTGATGCTGAGAAAGACAAGATGGTCAAATTTGGAAAGAGGACTATCTTGAAAGGCAGACTCCTTagggacttggaggaggaaggaACGGTGATGCTTTTGGAGAAGTTATAG
- the LOC138907589 gene encoding uncharacterized protein translates to MVSEVWTLFTDGAYNVKGSGLEVVLIAPSRETLRHAIRTVPLTNNEAEYGNLVAELELAWGLGSEVIEVKCGSQLVVNQIYEIFDTKEERLQQYLNKVQELLARFREWSITHIPREENVEAYALANLGSSTKMKGSDSGAVVQLLHLVLDVDNYWEANCLKA, encoded by the coding sequence ATGGTATCGgaagtttggaccttatttacggatggagcttaCAACGTAAAAGGGTCTGGTCTCGAGGTAGTATTGATCGCCCCTTCTAGGGAAACCCTGAGACATGCCATTAGAACTGTgccattaactaacaatgaagccgagtacgGGAATTTGGTTGCAGAACTTGAATTAGCTTGGGGGCTAGGTTCCGAGGTTATCGAAGTAAAGTGCGGCTCCCAGCTGGTGGTGAACCAAATATATGAAATTTTTGATACCAAGGAGGAACGCTTGCAACAATACTTGAACAAGGTTCAAGAATTATTGGCCCGATTCAGGGAGTGGTCAATCACCCACATTCCAAGAGAGGAAAATGTGGAGGCATATGCATTAGCCAATTTAGGTTCGTCCACAAAAATGAAAGGTTCTGATTCTGGTGCGGTTGTTCAATTATTACATTTGGTGTTGGATGTGGACAACTACTGGGAAGCAAATTGCCTGAAGGCCTAA